A single genomic interval of Oryzias latipes chromosome 3, ASM223467v1 harbors:
- the LOC101161474 gene encoding histamine H2 receptor, which translates to MWQTPELSASNHTNASDVDPERLLLLLEHRSLKVGIITALGLMITLGNVAVLLVITSSVAGWSRNSRYFLLSLTAADSAFGLLVMPLNLCVSLLKDYTDGPDALCHVVAFCNATVYSTCMYTLATISLERYIAVFYPLQYSTLMTRRRTLLLIAFAWCFPPFLLLPISFPDSIIEVHFSNASLVCNPSYSTNIAYSLSLTALIFFPCSVVMTFANLRVWCAAKRQRLKMRKYGCALRSRHNVASRVLVPVMTAYYTCWTPCMATMIYNAVSGNTVPEWVEFVVVWLPTSNGFLNCIFYFWINRNFRRKFHLVLHRLALAVCPKLASSLGISISTTPFESGFLDNNNSVHERSSSVSSTCTLVSLA; encoded by the exons ATGTGGCAAACACCTGAGCTGTCAGCCTCCAACCACACCAACGCGTCAGATGTTGACCCTgagaggctgctgctgctgctggagcacCGCTCCCTCAAAGTGGGCATCATAACCGCTTTGGGGTTGATGATCACTCTAGGGAATGTTGCGGTGCTCCTAGTGATCACGTCGTCGGTGGCTGGTTGGTCGAGAAACTCTCGGTACTTCCTGCTCTCTCTGACCGCCGCAGACTCTGCGTTTGGACTGTTGGTCATGCCCCTGAACCTGTGCGTCAGTTTGCTGAAGGACTACACGGACGGCCCGGACGCTCTCTGCCACGTCGTGGCTTTTTGCAACGCCACCGTCTATTCCACCTGCATGTACACTCTAGCCACGATCAGCCTGGAGAGGTACATAGCGGTGTTCTACCCGCTGCAGTACTCCACCCTCATGACCAGGAGGAGGACGCTGCTGCTGATCGCCTTCGCCTGGTGCTTcccccccttcctcctcctgccaATCTCATTTCCAGACAGCATCATCGAGGTGCATTTTTCCAACGCCTCACTGGTTTGCAACCCATCCTACTCCACAAACATCGCCTACTCACTGAGCTTGACAGCTCTAATATTTTTCCCGTGCTCCGTCGTCATGACCTTTGCAAACCTGAGGGTGTGGTGCGCAGCCAAGAGACAGAGGCTGAAGATGCGCAAATACGGCTGTGCGCTTCGCAGCAGGCACAACGTGGCATCGAGAGTGCTCGTGCCCGTGATGACGGCCTACTACACCTGTTGGACTCCCTGCATGGCCACCATGATCTACAATG CCGTCTCAGGTAACACAGTACCAGAGTGGGTGGAGTTTGTGGTGGTGTGGCTACCCACCTCCAATGGTTTCCTCAACTGTATCTTCTATTTCTGGATAAATCGAAACTTTCGCAGGAAATTTCATCTAGTCCTGCACAGGCTGGCTCTGGCTGTCTGTCCTAAATTGGCCAGCAGCTTAGGCATCAGCATCTCAACCACACCGTTTGAGTCTGGATTCTTGGACAACAACAACAGTGTTCATGAGCGCTCGTCCAGTGTGTCCTCCACCTGTACATTGGTCAGCCTGGCTTAG
- the LOC101155998 gene encoding cytochrome b5: MVEEANLKSSGKSTNSDHCETVDNALKYFTLEEIRVHNMINDTWLVIHDKVYDISSFVEEHPGGEEVLLEQGGADATESFEDVGHSLDAREMLQQYYIGELHLADRKKEKKNVEASSSQESSSWTFWLIPAVIAVTLGILYRYFTLENKSS; the protein is encoded by the exons ATGGTCGAGGAGGCTAACTTAAAGTCGAGCGGCAAAAGCACAAATAGTGACCATTGTGAAACCGTCGACAATGCCTTAAAATACTTTACATTAGAGGAGATAAGAGTACACAACATGATCAATGACACATGGCTGGTAATCCACGATAAGGTATACGACATCTCGAGTTTCGTAGAAGAG CATCCAGGGGGTGAGGAGGTTCTGCTGGAGCAGGGGGGTGCTGATGCAACAGAGAGCTTTGAGGATGTAGGCCATTCCTTGGATGCCAGAGAGATGCTCCAACAGTACTACATTGGAGAGCTGCACCTG gctgacagaaaaaaggaaaaaaag AATGTAGAAGCTTCCAGTTCACAGGAATCTAG ctcttGGACCTTTTGGTTGATACCTGCCGTCATTGCTGTCACTCTCGGGATCCTGTACCGTTACTTCACCCTTGAAAACAAGTCATCTTGA